The genomic region ATGTGCCATTTCATGGAAAACTAAACCAACCAACCTATGATCAGGCCAGTTAAGTTGTGGAGATAGGACTGGATCCGAAAACCAACCAAGCGTCGAGTAACCGCCTATGGCTCGTATACGAGTATCGTATCCTTCTTTTTGTAATTCTTTTTCTAAAGAGATTGCCTTTTGTTTATCAAAGAATCCTTTGTAGGGTACGGTTCCTGCGATGGGAAACCACCAGGTATAGGATTTAAGTTCCAAGGCTTCAGAGGCACTCACATTCCAACCGATTTCTTCTCTATCTAATTTAGTATAGTATTCGAAACCGCCTTTTTCATTTAGCGCAAGTTCCCCGATGGCAAAATTTCTGGCTTCCTGAATTAAATTTAATTTTTGTTTTGTTTTTAAATCCAATCCGGGCAGTTTAAGAATATCTTCGATTTTTACCCGACCCAAGATGATGGAAGATTGTTCCTTTCCTAAGTGAAATAAATACGGCAAACACCCAGAAAGAAAAATGGGGAAGAATAAAATCGTAAATATTCTAGGTATCTTTTTGGTTCGACAAGGAAGGGGAATCAACAAAAGTGGAAGGGGTTTTGGCATTCTATGGAAAGAAAAACTTCGATTCCGCCAGTCGTCTACATTAACTTTGCTTTAGTTTTTGTACTTTTGTTCGCTATCTTCTTTCCTGAAATCCGGATGGCAGTCACAAAACTATTTGCGTCCCCAAAACCCATCTCCGCAAGCAAACAAAGCCAAGCCATTCAGATCCAATCCAGTTTCCGTAATGTTTACCGCGAAGCCCAACAATTTGTAGTCTCTATTCGGACGAAAAAAACTGAGATGATTTTTCATCCCTACGCTTTCGGTGAAAGTAGGGAAGACCGAATCTCTTCCATTGGAAGTGGGTTTATCATTGATGAGCGGGGGTTTGTTGTCACAAACTACCATGTTATCAAAAATGCAGAGATCATAGAAATCATCATGTCTGATGGTCGCATTTTCCCCGCTCGTTATGTGGGAAGCCATGAAAGAGCAGACATTGCACTTTTGAAAATCCCAAGTAACGACCGTTTCACTCCTGCTTTTCTTGGCAATTCTGATGAAATCGAAGTTGGTGACTGGGCCATTGCCGTGGGTTCCCCTTATGGACTTGAAAAAACATTTACAGTAGGAGTAGTTTCTGCCAAGTCCCGTGAAGACCTGGATGAGACAGGCCAAACCCATATCCAAACAGACACAGCCATAAACCCAGGATCCAGTGGGGGACCCCTTCTCAATATTTACGGGGAAGTGGTGGGGATCAACCGTATGATCCGTTCTTCTTCTGGGGCTAGTGCCGGGATTGGGTTTGCTATCCCTATCAATTATGCCAAACGAGTCCTTCGCCAAATCGAACAAAATGTAGGACAAAATATACGGCCGGCAACGCTTGGAGTTATGGCAACTGCTCCACTCCCAGACCACAGGAAATCTCTGGGAATTCCAGGAGATACGGTTGGGGTTTTGGTCTACGATATCGAACCGAATTCTTCTGCAGAGAAAGGAGGGCTCAGGCGTTATGACTTTATTGAGGGGGCAAATGGCCTCCAAATCCGCCATATCAATGATTTACGCGAACAAGTGGGACTTGTGGGTCTCGGCGGCGTCTTACGGTTGAAGATATTACGGGATACCCAAGAGATGGAATTATCGATCCCTTTGGTCGAGGCCGCCTATAAAAAAGGCCAGTAAATTTTATGAGAAGAAACATTGTCCACTCGGGTGCTGATGCACTCATTTATGAAATCCGCCAGATTGTCGCTCTTGCTAAGCAAATAGAGGCGATGGGTGTCACCATCACTTGGGAAAATATTGGAGATCCCATCCAAAAGGGAGAATCTGTCCCTACTTGGATGAAAGACATTGTCAGTGGACTTGTCTCCCAGAATAAGTCGTGGGCCTATACGGCAACACAAGGGGACGAAACGACTCGTAAATTTTTAGCCTCCAAAGTCAACGAACGAGGTGGAGCCCAAATCACATCTGAGGACATTTTATTTTTTAATGGCCTTGGGGATGCTGTTGCAAAAATTTTTGGATTTATGAGAAGGGAAGCAAGGATTCTTGGACCTTCCCCCGCCTACTCTACGTTATCTTCAGCGGAAGCAGCGCACTCAGGATACGAACACTTAACTTATGAATTAAATCCAGATAATGATTGGATGCCTGATTTAGAAGACATTGAAAACAAAGTAAAATA from Leptospira bandrabouensis harbors:
- a CDS encoding aminopeptidase, whose amino-acid sequence is MPKPLPLLLIPLPCRTKKIPRIFTILFFPIFLSGCLPYLFHLGKEQSSIILGRVKIEDILKLPGLDLKTKQKLNLIQEARNFAIGELALNEKGGFEYYTKLDREEIGWNVSASEALELKSYTWWFPIAGTVPYKGFFDKQKAISLEKELQKEGYDTRIRAIGGYSTLGWFSDPVLSPQLNWPDHRLVGLVFHEMAHATVYLPGDSTLNESYASYVEEKGIERYYTEKEGKSSAGLQKFKKEKLKREVTIKLLQKYADELKTLYASDLDTENKWNQKRSIMAKFKEEVIQKKLVPEEKAKEFLTRDWNNEDFLGALRYHSGEVSFESLFIKSGEDFRQFHKEVKKLFELPEETRKQFLNETR
- a CDS encoding S1C family serine protease, whose translation is MERKTSIPPVVYINFALVFVLLFAIFFPEIRMAVTKLFASPKPISASKQSQAIQIQSSFRNVYREAQQFVVSIRTKKTEMIFHPYAFGESREDRISSIGSGFIIDERGFVVTNYHVIKNAEIIEIIMSDGRIFPARYVGSHERADIALLKIPSNDRFTPAFLGNSDEIEVGDWAIAVGSPYGLEKTFTVGVVSAKSREDLDETGQTHIQTDTAINPGSSGGPLLNIYGEVVGINRMIRSSSGASAGIGFAIPINYAKRVLRQIEQNVGQNIRPATLGVMATAPLPDHRKSLGIPGDTVGVLVYDIEPNSSAEKGGLRRYDFIEGANGLQIRHINDLREQVGLVGLGGVLRLKILRDTQEMELSIPLVEAAYKKGQ